In Streptococcus dysgalactiae subsp. dysgalactiae, the following are encoded in one genomic region:
- a CDS encoding antigen C produces MRMSMTGMPALEVKLRSMSEKRWDRVVNKNLTEMFNRSARPPGTPIGKNTKRHKSGELLRSRRLKKVNSSKGVITGNFGYIKDYAPHVEYGHRLVRNGKQIGYVNGTKYLFNNVKKQREIYRQDMLNELRR; encoded by the coding sequence ATGAGAATGTCAATGACAGGTATGCCAGCCTTAGAGGTAAAACTAAGGTCAATGAGCGAGAAGCGTTGGGATAGGGTTGTCAACAAAAACCTCACAGAGATGTTTAACAGATCAGCAAGACCGCCTGGTACACCGATTGGTAAAAACACTAAAAGGCATAAGTCTGGCGAGTTGTTGCGCTCTAGACGTCTCAAAAAGGTAAACTCATCAAAAGGTGTTATCACAGGTAATTTTGGATATATCAAGGACTATGCACCTCATGTTGAATACGGTCATAGACTTGTCCGTAACGGCAAACAGATTGGCTATGTTAACGGGACAAAATACCTGTTTAATAACGTCAAAAAACAGCGTGAAATTTATAGGCAAGACATGCTAAACGAATTAAGGAGATGA